A segment of the Butyrivibrio fibrisolvens genome:
TCAGGATGATTATAAGATCCTGCTTCGTCACCTTATTGAGATCGACCATATCCAGCAGACAGAAAGAGGCGGTCTTATCGTAGGTCTTAAGGGCGAGCGCATCACGAACTCATACAAGTTTTATGCGGTATTTCAGGAGAATGTTGAGTACACAGTAAGGTGCGAGTCACAGGAACTTGGCACTCTCTGCGCTCCGCCTCCTATCGGGGAAAAGATCGCTATCGCAGGCAGAACCTGGGTCGTAGAAGATGTAGATCATAAGAGACACAACGTGTATTGTCAGATGGTCAAAGGACAGGTGCCTGCTTACTTTGGCGAATGTCCCGGCGATATACATACACATATTTTAGAGAGAATGAAGAAAGTTCTTCTTGAAGATAAGGGCTACCCTTATCTTATGCCTAATGCAGTGAACAGACTTGCTCTTGGAAGAAAAAGCGCAAGAGCTGCAGGCATTACTGATAACCCTCTTATATCACTTGGCGGGAATATGTGGGCTTTGTTCCCATGGCTTGGAAGTTATTCCTTCCTTGCACTGGAGAGATTTTTAAAGATAAAGTGCGCGCCTTTCCTCGCACTTAAAGGCCTTGATTCATCACGCCCTTATTTCATTCAGTTTACTATGAAAGCTGACAGGAATACTTTCTTTGAAGTTGTCTGCGATATGGCAGATGAGCCGCTTGATGCTATGGAGCTTCTATATCCAAAGGAAGTGCCTGTATTTGAAAAATATGATGATATCCTTCCGGAAGAACTTGTCAGAAGAGGCTTTGCTTATGCTGTCCTTAATAAAGAGGAGATGCTGGACAGAGTAAGATCTTGGAGGATATTTATTCAGGAAAAGATTCACGGTGGAGAAAATAGTAAGATTACAGATGACAGGCTATAAATAGTGATTCTTAATATTGGTGTAATTGCTAATATATATTTACTCAAATTTCCAAGACTCTATTACTACATTTTTGAATCTATGTTTCAAGCTATGTAGTAATAGAGTTTTCTAAATTTGATTAATTATGAATGAGATAATACTTTAGTTATCCTATAACAATTCTTTTATTGAAGGGTCGATGCTCGCATCGTCATCTTTTGGTCTTGGTTTTAATTTGAAGCCAAGATTTTGAATAACCTCAAACACTCTTTCGTAAAGGTAATCATACGGCATCAAAGAACCACCACAGTTATATACCGTTATATCCATTTTAAAATCAGACTCTTTGATAAGTACTGTACTTCCGACATAGTTACTCTTATTAAAACTGTATCGTTCAAAACACAGCATAATGCATTTGTGGTCATCAGAAATATCAGAACATGCTACCTCGTATTTACGTAATTGAAAACGCTTTTTTGCCAGAACACCTTCTTTGATCGTAAGGGCTGTTTCAATAGCATTTTCACATAACGTATCTTTATAGAATCTATAAACGTTTTCGCTTTCCATTTTAACCTCATGTCGCGAGTAATTTATGGTTTAATATTGGCGTAGCTCGCGGTACCAATTTGTGAATTTAATCTTTAAAAAATCAGGCACCCTTAAGTTTGTAATAGGGTGCCTGAATAATAATGATCTTATTTAACTACGATGTTAAGGATCTTACCTTTAACATAGATTACCTTTACAACATTCTTTCCTTCGATGAACTTGTTAACAGAGTCGATTGCTTTAGCTTTCTCAAGTGCGCTCTCCTGAGTATCGTCATCTGTAAGTCCTACAACGCCTCTGACTTTACCGTTAACCTGAACACCGATCTCGATAACGTCTTCTTTGCAAAGAGCCTCTTCATATGTAGGCCATGCTTCGTAAGCGATTGTTTCGTTATGTCCAAGGAGGCTCCAGAGCTCTTCACCTGCATGAGGACATACGCATGAGAACATCTTTACGAATCCTTCAGCGTAGGCCTTAGGACATGTTCCCTTAGTTGCCTCGTTCATGAAGATCATCATCTGAGCAATAGCTGTGTTGAAACCAAGTGTCTCAAAGTCGTGTGTGATCTTACGAACAGACTGGTGATAAAGTCTTGTAAGTCTGTCAGCATCGTTTTCAGAGATGTTATCAGGATTGGAGAAATAGTTCCAAACCTTGTTAACGAATCTTCTTGCACCTTCTACACCCTGATCAGACCAAGGCTTGGAAGCTTCAAGTGCACCCATGAACATCTCGTAAAGACGAAGTGTATCTGCGCCATACTTATCTACGATATCACTTGGGTTAACAACGAATTCAGGGAATCTCTTACCCATCTTGATACCGTTTGATCCAAGGATCATACCCTGGTGTACGAGCTTCTTGAAAGGCTCGCTTACTGGAGAAAGACCTTTCTTGTAAAGGTACTTGTTCCAGATTCTTGAATACATAAGGTGTCCTACAGCATGCTCAGGTCCGCCAACATAAAGGTCAACAGGGAGCCAGTGCTTAAGGAGTTCCTGATTAGCAAACTCTTCTTTGTTATCAGGATCGATATATCTGAAATAGTACCAGGAAGATCCTGCAGATCCAGGCATTGTAGAGGTTTCTCTTGTTCCCTTTACGCCATTGTGATCATAGTTCTTCCAATCTGTAGCATTATCAAGAGGTGCTTTACCGTTTTTGCCCTTGTAATCTTCAAGTACAGGAAGCTCAAGAGGAAGTTCATCATCATCAAGTACGTGGATTGAGCCGTCCTCAAGATATACGATAGGCATTGGCTCACCCCAGTAACGCTGACGAGCGAAGATCCATTCACGGAATCTGTAATTAACAGTTCTTCTTGCAACGCCCATCTTTACAAGCTTATCTGTGATAGCTTCTTTTGCTTCTTCAACAGTGAGGCCGTTGAACTCTTCTGAATTCATGAGCTTGCAGCCCTTGCCAAGATAGTCGCCCTTTTCGAAAGCGTGCTCTGATACGTCGCCGCCGTCGATAACCTGGATCCTTGGTATGTTGTGAACCTCAGAATACTCAAAGTCTCTCTGGTCATGACTTGGTACTGCCATTACAGCACCTGTTCCGTATCCGCCAAGTACGAAGTCACCGATGAATACAGGGACTTCTTTGCCATTAACAGGGTTTATTGCATGGATTCCCTTAAGCTCGCAACCTGACTTAGTCTTGTTGAGCTCAGTTCTGTCCATTTCAGTCTTTTTAAGAGTCTCAGCGATATAAGCTTCAACCTCTTCTTTATTCTCAATTCTTGGCATAAGCTCCTGAACAGTCTGTCCGTCTGGAGCAAGTACCATGAATGTGATACCGTAGATTGTCTCGATACATGTTGTATAGATGGAGAAATCTCCACCGCCTACGATCTTGAAATCAACCTCAACACCTTCAGATCTGCCGATCCAGTTCTTCTGAATCTCCTTGGTAGACTGTGGCCAGTCGATCTCATCAAGTCCAGAAAGGAGCTCTTCTGCAAATGCCTGCTGGTCGATAACCCACTGCTTCATGTTCTTACGAACTACAGGATATCCGCCACGCTCTGACTTTCCATCGATAACTTCGTCATTGGAAAGAACTGTTCCGAGCTCTTCACACCAGTTAACCGGCATATCTACATACTTTGCATATCCGTCAAGGTAGAGCTGCTTGAAGATCCACTGTGTCCAGTGATAGAAAGAAGGATCAGATGTCTTAACCATCTTGGACCAGTCATAGTCAAAGCCCAGCTCTTTGAGCTGACCTGTGAAGGTCTCAATATTTTTTTCTGTAAATCCGTTGGGGTGATTACCTGTTGATACAGCGTACTGCTCAGCCGGAAGTCCGAAGGAATCGTATCCCATTGGGTGAAGGACGTTGTATCCCTGCATTCTCTTCATACGGGATACGATATCTGTTGCTGTATATCCTTCAGGATGTCCTGCGTGAAGACCTACACCTGATGGATACGGGAACATATCAAGTACGTAGTATTTAGGCTTGGAAAAGTCCCATACATCTGTTTTGAAAGTTTCATGTTCGTCCCAATATTTCTGCCACTTGGGCTCAATGGCTTTTGGATTGTATTCCATTTCGATCTCCATTCCGGCAAAGGCGCTATTACTGTAAGCAGCATCAGCCCCCAGCACTTATTAATCTAATAAAAAGCCTCGGAAGATGATGCGATTTCCAAGGCATTAAAAACTGTGGTAATTGTAGCAAATTAAAGCTTTACTGTCAAAAAATATCAGTGTTTTCACATAGCTGACAATCTTTTTTCTGTAGGTACATAATATGGACTTTCAGGATCAACATCGTATGTTTCATAGAATATGTCGAACTGACCAAGGATATAGTTTATTCTCTCTTTGCATGGCAAATGTATATGACATTTGAAACAAATAGAAAAAAGGAGAAGCACAAATGAACATGCTTCTCCTTGCGTTTATTCAAAGCTATACACATTATCAGCTACTGCCATAGTCGAATCTCTGTGAGATACGATTATGATGGTCTTATCTCCTGCTGTTTCTTTGAGAGACTTAAGGATTATTCCTTCGTTTAAGCTGTCGAGGTTGCTGGTAGGTTCATCAAGAAGGACTATGTCTGCATCGTTAAGGAATGCTCTTGCTATTCCAATTCTCTGACGCTCTCCGCCTGATAAGGTATCGCCAAGTTCTCCAACTTTGGTGTTGTACCCATCAGGAAGGCTCATGATGAATTCGTGGAGCGATGCTTTCTTGGCAGCATCCTCAACTTCTTCCATGGTTGCTGATGGCTTTGCTACTTTAATGTTTGCAGCTATTGTGTCATGGAAGATGTAGGTATCCTGAGTTACGTAAGCTTCAAGGCTTCTTAAACTCTTTGTTCTTACTTCTTTTATGTCTTTGGATCTTTCTTTATCCTCAGCGTTTGGAAGAAGTGAATCAATTCGCTCTTTTAAGGTCATGCGCTTTTGCTTTTCAATCTTTTCAGCTTCAACGGCTGCTTTCTTTCTGGCTTCTTCTTTTTGACGAGCTAGTGCTCTTGATTTTTCAAGGAAAGCGTTCTCTCGCTCCTTTTGAACTCGTATCTTTTCCTTCTCAGCAGCCTGCATGGCTTTGAGCATTTCTATAGCAGACATCGGCTTTGGTGGTTCGGGTTCTTTAGGAGTATCATCGGCGCTTTCGGGCTCTGCTGTGGTGGTATCAGATTTTGATCCATTGCCCGATGTTGATTTATTGTCTGATGGAGTTTTATTTCCTGCCTTATTGTTTGCTGATATTTTATTTTCTGAAACTGTATTTTCTTTAGAATCAGTATTGCCATCTTTTTTAGAAGAATCAGCTTTTTCTTCCTGTGAATCTGCTTTCTCTTTTTCCAAAGTAGTAGGATCCGTTTCATTTGCGATCATCCTTACGCTTCCGCTGTCAGCGTCCCAGAATCTCATAAGGAGTTTTAGAAGCGTTGACTTACCGCAGCCTGAAGGCCCGTGGATTCCGATGATTCTACCTTCAGGAAATCCTATGGTAAGGTCATTTAAAACAGGCTCTCCCTCGTAGGCAAA
Coding sequences within it:
- the leuS gene encoding leucine--tRNA ligase, with the translated sequence MEIEMEYNPKAIEPKWQKYWDEHETFKTDVWDFSKPKYYVLDMFPYPSGVGLHAGHPEGYTATDIVSRMKRMQGYNVLHPMGYDSFGLPAEQYAVSTGNHPNGFTEKNIETFTGQLKELGFDYDWSKMVKTSDPSFYHWTQWIFKQLYLDGYAKYVDMPVNWCEELGTVLSNDEVIDGKSERGGYPVVRKNMKQWVIDQQAFAEELLSGLDEIDWPQSTKEIQKNWIGRSEGVEVDFKIVGGGDFSIYTTCIETIYGITFMVLAPDGQTVQELMPRIENKEEVEAYIAETLKKTEMDRTELNKTKSGCELKGIHAINPVNGKEVPVFIGDFVLGGYGTGAVMAVPSHDQRDFEYSEVHNIPRIQVIDGGDVSEHAFEKGDYLGKGCKLMNSEEFNGLTVEEAKEAITDKLVKMGVARRTVNYRFREWIFARQRYWGEPMPIVYLEDGSIHVLDDDELPLELPVLEDYKGKNGKAPLDNATDWKNYDHNGVKGTRETSTMPGSAGSSWYYFRYIDPDNKEEFANQELLKHWLPVDLYVGGPEHAVGHLMYSRIWNKYLYKKGLSPVSEPFKKLVHQGMILGSNGIKMGKRFPEFVVNPSDIVDKYGADTLRLYEMFMGALEASKPWSDQGVEGARRFVNKVWNYFSNPDNISENDADRLTRLYHQSVRKITHDFETLGFNTAIAQMMIFMNEATKGTCPKAYAEGFVKMFSCVCPHAGEELWSLLGHNETIAYEAWPTYEEALCKEDVIEIGVQVNGKVRGVVGLTDDDTQESALEKAKAIDSVNKFIEGKNVVKVIYVKGKILNIVVK
- a CDS encoding ATP-binding cassette domain-containing protein, with the protein product MLLAVLIAGANDFENISKTMVAVVAIMSSFGPVIALSNLSNNLNQTLASAERVISLLEEAPVVKENTSGQKLYPKVENIYTENLSFAYEGEPVLNDLTIGFPEGRIIGIHGPSGCGKSTLLKLLMRFWDADSGSVRMIANETDPTTLEKEKADSQEEKADSSKKDGNTDSKENTVSENKISANNKAGNKTPSDNKSTSGNGSKSDTTTAEPESADDTPKEPEPPKPMSAIEMLKAMQAAEKEKIRVQKERENAFLEKSRALARQKEEARKKAAVEAEKIEKQKRMTLKERIDSLLPNAEDKERSKDIKEVRTKSLRSLEAYVTQDTYIFHDTIAANIKVAKPSATMEEVEDAAKKASLHEFIMSLPDGYNTKVGELGDTLSGGERQRIGIARAFLNDADIVLLDEPTSNLDSLNEGIILKSLKETAGDKTIIIVSHRDSTMAVADNVYSFE